In Aquincola tertiaricarbonis, the genomic stretch CATCTCCCAGCCACCGGGAGACGGCATCGATGTCTTCCAGCCAATAGCGTGCCTGCGTGGCCCCCGGCCCCACCCGCACGCCGAAGCCACCGGCCGCCTGCGCGGCCGCGATGCCGTCTTCGTCGGTCACGTCGTCGCCCACGTACACCGGCAGCCGGCCGGCGAAGCACGGGTCCTGCTGCAGCGCCGCCAGCGCCACGCCCTTGGACACCTTGCGCTGCTTGATCTCGTACACGCAGTGACCGCCCATGATCTGCCAGGTCAGCACCTCCGGCAGGGCGCGCAGCGCGGCCTGCAGCGTGTCGTGGCACAGGCCGCCCAGCAACGGGCGTGAGCGGAAGTGCAAGGCGAAGCCGCCGGTCTTGGGCTCGAACAGCAGGCCGGGATGCTCGGCCACCAGCGCCTGCGCGGCGGCCACCAGCGGCGCCGGCGGCTCGGCCGCTTCCACCCGCAGCAGGCCATTGCTGCCGCGGCGCTCCACCCCGTGCACGCCGGCCGCGGGCAGCTGCAGCGGCGCCAGGAAGCCGTCGATCTGCGCCACCGGCCGGCCGCTGATCACCGCCACCGCGCCCCCCAGCGCACCGTGCAGGTGGCGCAGCGTGGGCAGCACCCACTCGGGCACCTGCACGTCCTGCGGGCGGGGTGCCAGCGGGGCCAGCGTGCCGTCGAAGTCGATGAACAGCGCCGCCTCCGGAGGCAGCGGCGGCGGCCCGCTTCGCTGCGGGCCCGGGGGAGTCACTTCGTCTTGCATCATGGGGCGGGCGAAACCGTGGAGGGCACCGCCTCCACCGGCGAATGGCGTGCCCGGAAGGCTTCGTCGCCGCGCGGAATGGCTTCACCGTCGAGCCGCTGCGTGCGCCACTGCGGCAGGTGCTCAGGGTGGTGGGCCTGGATGTAGCTCAGCAGACCTTCACGCACCTCGCAGCGCAGGTCCCAGGCCTTGCCCGAGTCATGCGCCGTCACCAGCACGCGCAACTGCATCGTGCGCTCGCCGGCCTCGGTCACCTGCAGCAGGCACAGGCGGCCGTCCCAATGCGGCGAGGCTTCGCACAGGCGCCTGGCCTCGGCCCGCAAGGGCGCCAGCGGCATGGCGTAGTCCACGTGCAGGAACACGGTGCCGATGATCTGCGAGGTGCTGCGCGTCCAGTTCTGGAACGGGTTCTCGATGAACCACTGCAGCGGGATGATCAGCCGCCGCTGGTCCCAGATGGCCAGGACCACGTAGGTGCCGGTGATCTCCTCCACCCTGCCCCATTCGCCCTGCACGATGAGCACGTCGTCGATGCGGATGGGCTGCGCCAGCGCGATCTGCAGCCCCGCGATCATGTTGCTGAAGAGCGGCCTGGCCGCGATACCGACCACCAGGCCGGCCACACCGGCCGAGGCCAGCAGGCTGGCGCCCAGCTGCCGCGCCCCCGGGAAGGTCATCAGGATCATCGACAGGCCGGCCAGCATCACCGCCACCATCACGGTGCGGGCCAGCACCCGGGCCTGGGTGTGGATGCGCCGGGCCTGCAGGTTGTCCTGCACGTCGGCCGGGTAGAGGTCGATCACGCCCAGCGCCACGCCGCGCACCGCGCGCGCCAGCAGCCAGGTGATGGCCGCGATCAGCAGCACGCCGTTCAGGTGGCGCAGCGAGCCGATCAGCGGCAGCGTGTCGGGCGCGCCCTGCCACACCACCTGCAGCGCGGCCAGCGGCAGCACCCACTGGGCAGGCACGTCCACCTGCCGCACCACCGCGGCCGGCACCCTGGCGCCGCGGGTGATGCGCGTGAGCACCGCGCGCCCCAGCCGGTGCACGCCCAGCGCCGCCACCACCACCAGGCTGGCCGCCAGCAGCGGCTGCAGCCACGGCATCCACAAGATCGGCAAGAAATCCATCCAACGCCCTCCTTTGTTGCAATGCAGCAAGGTGCGATTGGATGAGGGGGATGGGGTTCCGGCTGTTACGACTTGTCGCCGCCCGGTCGCCGGAGAACCGTGGCCGCCGCTGGGGCACACTTAGGGAAGGTCTGCACAACGCGATGCGATGCGCCCGTCGAGCCGATTCGATGATCGTCAAGCGCCGTCTGGCTGCACCGAGGCGATTCGCGGCGTCTTCGAGGCCCCGGTTGGGCCTGCTGCAGCGCTCCGCAGGCCCCTGCAAGGCACCGCGGACGCACTCATCCCTGCGCTCCGATCAGCTGCCGCCTCGCCATCCACAGGTTTGACAGCGCGAAGAGCGTGGCGATCTGCGCCGTGTTCTTGGCCAATCCTCGGTAGCGAACCTTTGTGTAGCCGAACTGCCGCTTGATTACCCGGAACGGATGCTCGACCTTGGCCCGGATGCTTGCCTTCCACTTCTCCAGGCTCAGCGCCTCGAAGTGCGGCGCGATGAACGGGTTGAGCTTGCGCCGCAACCCTGGCCGCATGGCCACGTGCCACTGCGGCCCCTGGGCTTCGATGCGCTTGTGCACGCCTTGGTAGCCCGCGTCTCCAAAGGCGACCTCCTCGTCACCGTGCAGCAGTGCGCCGGCCTGCGTCACGTCGTTGACGCTGGCGGCCGTGCCCACGACGCTGTGCACCAAGCCGGAGTGCGCGTCCACGCCGATGTGGGCCTTCATGCCGAAGTACCACTGGTTGCCCTTCTTGGCCTGCTTCATCTCGGGGTCCCGCTCGCCCTCGGCGTTCTTGGTCGAACTCGGCGCGGCGATCAAGGTGGCGTCGACGACGGTGCCCTTCTTCATCATCAGGCCCTTGGCCTGGAGGATGTCGTTGACCACCCGCAGCATGTCGGTGGCCAAATCGTGCTTCTCCAGCAGGTGCCGAAACCTCAGGATGGTGGTCTCGTCGGGCAATCGCTCGACACCTTCGCCCAAACGAGCGAACTCACGGAAGACGGGCATGTCGTGCAGCGCCTCTTCCATCGCCGGGTCGGACAGCGCGAACCATTGCTGCAGGTAGTGAACTCGCAGCATGGTCTCGATGGGAAACGGCGGCCGTCCGGTCTTGGCCTTGGGGTAGTACGGCTCCACCACCTGCATCAGCGCCGACCACGGCACCACGCGTTCCATCTCTTCGAGGAACTCGCGCTTTCGGGTCTTCTTCGTCGACAGGTTCAGGCCAAGTCCGAGCTGCTTCATGAGCGTGATCATCCCTGGCGCAGGGCGGTCAGGCTATTCGGATCGGCACGTAGTTGTGCAGACCTTCCTTAGGCCATCATTGGCAAGCCGCACGCCGAGGACCTCTGCGATGACAGCGATCGAGTTGCAATTGTTGGAACGCCTGAAGCAGCTGCCGCCTGCGCGTGTGGCAGAAGTGGTGGACTACGTGGAGTTTCTGGCTTCACGCGAAGAACGAAAGCTGGCAGCCGCGCGTCTGGGGGATCAACTGGCGCGCCTGGACGCGCTCAATCTGCCCGCAGTTTCGGATGAAGAGGTGGAAGCTGAGGTTCAGGCCAGCCGTCAAGCGCGGCGCAACGAGGGCATCGCAGGCGCGTGAGTCATGAAGATGCTGTTGGATACCAACTTGTCGGTCTCCGGCATCATTTCGTCCGGGGTACCGCGGCGGCTGCTGGACGGCGCTCGACGCGGTGATTCGGGCTCGTCAGCAGCGAGTCACTGCTGAGCGAACTGCTGGATGTGCTGGGCCGCGGCAAGTTCGCGGCGCGGCTTGCTCAAGCGGGTTTGACGCCTGAGAGCCTCGTTCATGAGTTGCGGCGCATTTGCACCGTGGTGACACCACTGTCGGTTCCCAGGGTCGTAGTGACCGACCCAGACGACGATCATGTGCTGGCCGCCGCCTGCGCCGGCGGGGTCGACCTCATCGTCTCCGGCGACCGCCGAGACCTGCTGCCACTGCAGCACCACGCGGGCATTCCTATCGTCACAGCGCGCGAGGCCCTGGACCGTCTAGAAGCGCGCACGCCTCCGATCGAACCGTAGCCCCCGCGCGCCGCCCGCCCCGTCAGAACTTCGAGAAGTCGGGCTTGCGCTTCTGGAAGAAGGCCTGGAAGGCCTCTGTGGCCTCGGGGCTGCGCAGGCGCTTGCTGAACAGCTCGGCCTCCGCGTTGATGGCTTCCATCACCGCCGCCTGGGTGGGGCGGCGCAGCAGCTGCTTGCTCTCGCGCACCGCGCCGGGCGGCAGGGCGTTGAAGCGCTCGGCCACGCGGCGGGCGTGCTTGATCACCTCGGTGGCGGGCAGCACCGCACTGGCGATGCCGGCCTCGACCGCCTGCTCACCGGTGAAGGGGTCGCCCAGCAGCAGCTTTTCGGCGGCGCCGCGCGGGCCCATCAGCTGCGGCACCAGCAGGCTGGAAGCGAACTCCGGCACCAGGCCCAGGCCCACGAAGGGCATGGCCAGGCGCGCGTCGTCGGCCACGTAGACGAAGTCGCAGTGCAGCAGCATCGTGGTGCCGATGCCGATGGCCGCGCCGGTGACGGCGGCCACCACCGGCTTGTCGCAACCCACCAGCGCCTTCATGAAGCGGAACACCGGCGAATCCATGCCCGCCGGCGGCCGCTGCATGAAGTCCTCGAGGTCGTTGCCCGAGGTGAAGATACCCGGCTGACCGGTGATCAGCACCGCGCGCACCGCACCGTCGGCCTGCGCGGCGGTGATGGCCTCGGCCATCGCGTCGTACATCGCCTGCGTGAGGGCGTTCTTCTTCTCGGGGCGGGCGATCTCGATGGTGGCCACGCCGTCGACGATGGCGGTCTTGATGGTCATGCCGGTGTCTCCTGCTGTTGGTGGGTGGGGTTCAGACGCGTTCGAAGATACCGGCCGCGCCCTGGCCCGTGCCCACGCACATGGTCAGCATGCCGTACTTCAGGTTGTGGCGGCGCAGCGCATGCACCACCGTGGCGGCGCGGATGGCACCGGTGGCGCCCAGCGGGTGGCCCAGCGCGATGGCGCCGCCCATGGGGTTGACCTTGGCCGGGTCCAGACCCACGGTGTTGATGACGGCCAGCGCCTGCGCGGCGAAGGCTTCGTTCAGCTCGATCCAGTCCATCGCGTCCAGCGACAGGCCGGCCGACTTCAGCGCCGCCGGGATGGCCTCGATCGGGCCGATGCCCATGATCTCGGGCGGCACACCCTTGGACGCGAAGCTGACGAAGCGCGCCAGCGGCTGCAGGTTGAACTGCTTGACCGCCCTTTCCGACGCCAGGATCAGGCAGCCCGCGCCATCGCTGGTCTGCGAGCTGTTGCCCGCCGTCACGCTGCCCTTGGCCGCGAACACGGTGCGCAGCTTGGCCAGGCCTTCCAGCGAAGTGTCGGGCCGCGGACCTTCGTCCAGCGACACGGTGCGGGTGCGGGTGATCACCTCGCCGGTGGCCAGATTGGGCGTGCGGTCGGTCACCTCCACCGGCACGATCTCGTCGTTGAACTCGCCGGCCTGCTGGGCCTTGAGCGCCTTCAGGTGCGACTGCAGCGCGAACTCGTCCTGCTGTTCGCGCGAGACCTTCCACTGGTTGGCCACCTTCTCGGCGGTCAGGCCCATGCCGTAGGCGATGCCGATGTTCTCGTCGCGCTCGAAGATGGACGGGTTGAACGAGGGCTTGTTGCCGCTCATCGGCACCATGCTCATGCTCTCGGCACCACCGGCGATCATCACGTCGGCTTCGCCCACGCGGATGCGGTCGGCCGCCATCTGCACCGCGGTCAAGCCCGATGCGCAGAAGCGGTTGACGGTGACGCCGCCCACGCCGTTGGGCAGGCCGGCCAGCAGCACGCCGATGCGCGCCATGTTCAGGCCCTGCTCACCCTCGGGCATCGCGCAGCCGATGATGGCGTCCTCGATGGCCTTGGGGTCCAGGCCGGGCGCCTGGGCCAGCGCACCGCGGATGGCGGCCACCAGCAGGTCGTCGGGGCGGGTGTTGCGGAACACGCCGCGGCCCGACTTGCCGATGGGCGTGCGGCTGGCGGCGACGATGTAGGCGTCTTGAAGTTGTCGGCTCATGGTCGCTCCTGTCAATTGCGCACGGGCTTGCCGGTCTGCAGCATGCCCATGATGCGTTCCTGGGTCTTGGGGTGGTCGAGCAGGCTGCAGAAGTGCTTGCGCTCCAGCGCCATCAGGTATTCCTCGCTGACCATCGAGCCGGCATCCACCGCGCCGCCGCACACCACGTCGGCGATCAGGCTGCCGATGTGGAAGTCGTGCTGGCTGATGAAGCCGCCGTCGCGCATGCCCACCAGCTGCGCCTGGATGGTGGCGATGGCCGAGCGGCCAGCCACCGGGAACAGCTTGCGCAGCGGCGCGCGCCAGCCGCTGGCGGCCATGGCCTTGACCTGCTGGCTGGCGACGAACAGCAGCTCGTCCTTGTGCGGCACGATGATGTCGTCGTCCAGCAGGTAGCCCAGCTTGCGCGCTTCCAGCGCGCTGGTGGCCACGCGGGCGGTGGCCGCGGCGGTGAAGCCTTCCTTGGCAAAGGCCAGGATGTCCACGCCCGGTGCCTTCTCGGCCATCTCGGCCGCGCGGCGCGCGATGTAGGCCAGGCCACCACCGCCGGGGATCAGGCCCACGCCCACCTCGACCAGGCCGACGTAGCTTTCCATCGTGGCCACGCGGCGGGCGCAATGCACCGCCAGCTCGCAGCCGCCACCCAGCGCCAGGCCACGCACCGCGGCCACCACCGGCACGGCTGCATAACGGATGCGCAGCATCGCGTCCTGCAGCTTCTTCTCTTCCGGCGCGATGCCCTTGCCGCCGCTCTTCATGAACACCGGCATCAGCGCTTCCAGGTTGGCGCCGGCCGAGAACACGTCGTCGGGCGACCAGATCACCAGGCCCTGGTACTTGGCCTCGGCGATCTCCACCGCCTTCAGCAGGCCTTCGGTCACCAGCGGGCTGATCAGGTGCAGCTTGGCGGTGATGCTGGCGATCAGCACCTCGCCGTCGAGCGACCAGACGCGGATCTCTTCATTGCGGAACTCTTCGGTACCGCTCTTGAGCGCTTCGGCACCGCCAGCACCCAGCACGGTCTCGGGGAAGGCCTGGCGCTGGTACACCGGCAGCGTGCTGCGCGGCACGAAGCGGCCTTCCTTGGCGCTCCAGGAGCCTTCGGCCTGGTGCACGCCGCCTTGATTGGCCACCGGGCCTTCGGTCACCCAGGCGGGCAGCGGTGCGCTCGACAGCGTCTTGCCGGCGGCGATGTCTTCGTTGATCCAGCCGGCCACCTGGGCCCAGCCGGCGGCCTGCCACAGCTCGAACGGACCCTGGCTCATGCCGAAGCCCCAGCGCATCGCGAAGTCGATGTCGCGCGCCGATTCGGCGATGTCGGCCAGGTGCACCGCCACGTAGTGGAAGCTGTCGCGCAGGATGGACCACAGGAACTGCGCCTGGGGGTTCTTCGATTCACGCAGCAGCTTCAGCCGCTCGGCCGCGGGCTTCTTCAGCATGCGGGCCACGATCTCGTCGGCCTTGCCGCCGGCGGGCACGTAGCTGCCCTGCGCCGGGTCCAGCCGCAGGATGTTCTTGCCTTCCTTCTTGAAGAAGCCGGCGCCGGTCTTCTGGCCCAGCGCGCCCTGCTCGATCAGCCTGGCCAGCACCGGCGGCGTGGCGTAGCTGGGGAAGAAGAGGTCATCGGCCAGGTTGTCCTGCAGCGTCTTGATGACGTGGGCCATGGTGTCCAGGCCCACCACGTCGGCGGTGCGGAAGGTGCCCGAGCTGGCTCGGCCCAGCTTCTTGCCGGTGAGGTCGTCCACCACGTCGTAGGTCAGGCCGAACTTCTCCGCCTCGATCATCGTGGCCAGCATGCCGGCGATGCCCACGCGGTTGGCGATGAAGTTGGGCGTGTCGATGGCGCGCACCACGCCCTTGCCCAGCGCGCTGGTGACGAAGGTTTCCAGCTGGTCCAGGATCTCGGGCTGCGTGGTGGGCGTGGGAATCAGCTCCACCAGGCTCATGTAGCGCGGCGGGTTGAAGAAGTGGATGCCGCAGAAACGCGGCTTGATCGACTCGGGCAGCACCTCGCTGAGCTTGGTGATCGACAGGCCCGAGGTGTTGGACGCGACGATGGCGTGCGGTGCCAGGAAGGGCGCGATCTTCTGGTACAGGTCGAGCTTCCAGTCCATGCGCTCGGCGATGGCCTCGATCACCAGGTCGCACTCGCGCAGCAGCTCGCTGTGCTCTTCGTAGTTGGCCTGCTGGATCAGCGCCGCGTCGTCCGCCACGCCCAGCGGCGCGGGCTTGAGCTTCTTGAGGTTGTCGACCGCCTTGGTGACGATGCCGTTCTTGGGCCCCGTCTTGGCCGGCAGGTCGAACAGCACCACCGGCACCTTGACGTTGACCAGGTGGGCGGCGATCTGCGCGCCCATCACCCCGGCGCCGAGGACGGCGACCTTGCGTACGTTGAATCGGTTCATGGATGGGTTCTCCGGTTATTCCACGCGCAGCCAGGTCTGGGTGCGGCCGAGCAGAGGCGTGCCGATGTAGCCGCGCACCTCCAGCTTCTTGCCGCCGTCCACCGGCTTCAGGCGCACCTTGTAGGTCTTGCCATTGTTGGGGTCGAGGATCTCGCCGCCTTCCCACACCGCGCCGTCGCTGCCGGCCTTGACGTTGCGCACGATGGTCAGGCCGGAGATGGGCTTGCCCTTGTCCTCGCCTTCGCACTTGTCGCACACGGCGTCCTGCTTGGCGGGGTCCAGCACCTTCTCGATGCGGCCGCTGAGCACGCCGCCCGCATCGCTGATGCGCACCAGCGAGCGCTCCTGCTTGGTCTCGTCGTCGATGGTCTTCCACAGCCCGGCGGGCGTGGACTGGGCCCAGGCGGCGCCTGCAGCGCACAGCAGCGCGGCGATGGCGATCTTCTTCATGCTTGTCTCCTTGGTGGCCAGGCGGCCGCTCAGAACAGCGCCTCGTCCATGGCCATCAGCGGCTCCAGGCCGGCGCGGCAGCTGCGGATCAGGCCGGCGGTCTCGGGCAGCAGCTTGGCGAAATAGAAGCGCGCGGTGTGCAGCTTGGCGGTGTAGAACGGGTCGCCCGCGTCCTTCTTCTCGAGCGCCACCTTGGCCATGCGGGCCCAGAAGTACGCAAACACCAGGTGGCCGGTCACGCGCAGGTAGTCCACCGCGGCGGCGCCCACCTCGTCGGGGTTGCGCATCGCCTTCATGCCGATCTCGGTGGTGAGCTTGGTCACCTTGTCGCCCAGGTCGGCCAGCGGGTTGATGAACTCCTGCATGTCCTCGTTCACGCCCTCTTCTTCCACGAAGGCGGCAACCTTCTTGCCGAAGGCCTTGAGCTTCTTGCCGCCGTCGGCCAGCACCTTGCGCCCCAGCAGGTCCAGCGACTGGATGGTGTTGGTGCCCTCGTAGATCATGTTGATCCGCGAGTCGCGCACGTACTGCTCCATGCCCCACTCGGCGATGAAGCCGTGGCCGCCGTACACCTGCATGCAGTGCGAGGTGGCGATCCAGGCGTTGTCGGTGATGAAGGCCTTGATGATGGGCGTCAGCAGCGCCACCTCGTCGGCGGCGGCCTGGCGCTCGGCCTCGTCTTCGCTGGCCAGTTCCACGTCCAGCTGCAGCGAGGTGTACATGGACATCGCGCGGCCACCCTCGGCATAGGCGCGGGCGGTCAGCAGCATCTTGCGCACGTCGGGGTGCACGATGATGGGATCGGCCGGCTGATCGGGCGCCTTGGGGCCCGACAGCGCACGCATCTGCAGCCGGTCCTTGGCGTAGGCCACGGCGTTCTGGTAGGCGATCTCGGTCAGGCCCAGGCTCTGGTTGCCCACGCCCAGGCGGGCGGCGTTCATCATCACGAACATCGCGGCCAGGCCCTTGTGCGGCTGGCCCACCATCCAGCCGCGTGCACCTTCCATCGTGATCTGCGCGGTGGCGTTGCCGTGGATGCCCATCTTGTGCTCCAGGCCGGTGCAGAAGATGGGGTTGCGCTCGCCCAGCGAGCCATCGTCGTTCGGGATGAACTTGGGCACCACGAACAGCGAGATGCCCTTGCTGCCGGCCGGTGCGTCGGGCAGGCGGGCCAGCACCAGGTGCACGATGTTGGCGGCCAGGTCGTGTTCACCGGCCGAGATGAAGATCTTGTTGCCGCTGATCTTGTAGCTGCCGTCGGCCTGCGGCTCGGCCTTGCTGCGCAGCAGGCCCAGGTCGGTGCCGCAATGCGGCTCGGTCAGGCACATGGTGCCGGTCCATTCGCCGCTGGTCAGCTTGGGCAGGTAGCGCTGCTGCAGCTCGGGCGAGCCGTGGGCGTGCAGCGCCTCGTAGGCGCCGTGCGACAGGCCGGGGTACATGGTCCAGGCCTGGTTGGCCGAGTTCATCATCTCGTACAGGCACTGGTTGAGCGTGACCGGCAGGCCCTGGCCGCCGTAGGCCGGATCGCAGCTCAGCGCGGCCCAGCCGCCTTCCACGTACTGCGCATAAGCCTCCTTGAAGCCGGTGGGCGCCTTCACCTCGTGGGTGGTCTTGTCCAGCACGCAGCCTTCGCGGTCGCCCACCTGGTTCAGCGGCAGCAGCACCTGCGCGGCGAACTTGCCCGCTTCTTCCAGCACCGCATTGATGGTGTCCGCATCCACCTCGGCGTGCTTGGGCAGCGCCTTCAGCGTGCCGGTGGCGTCGAGCAGCTCGTGCAGCACGAATTGCATGTCGCGCAGCGGGGGCGTGTATTGGGGCATGGTCGGGTCTCCTCGACGGGTGGGCTACGGTTGAACGAAAAACGGGACAACAACGACGCGCCCCTTGGCGCGCCGCCGGAATTCAAGGCAAGGCGCCGGGCTGGGCGTAGTACTGCACGATGCGCTCGAAGGCATTGCGCGCCCGGTCGATGGCGCCGGGGATGCGCAGGAAACGGGCGTCGTGGTGCAACGACAGGATCAGGCCGTGTACCTCGAACACCATCTGCAGCGCATCGGTATCGGCACGCAGATGGCCTTCGGTGATGGCCAGGCGGATCGCGCGGTCGAGCGCGCTCTGCCAGGAACGCACCATGTCGGCCAGTGCATCGCGCACCGGGCCGGGCCGGTCGTCGAACTCGACCGCGCCGCTGATGTAGATGCAACCCGAATCCAGCTCCACCGACACCCGGCGCACCCAGCGCTCGAACAGCGCGCGCAGCCGCGGCAGGCCGCGCGGCTCGCGGATGGCGGGGTAGAAGACTTCTTCCTCGAAGCGCGCGTGGTACTCGCGGATGACGGAGATCTGCAGCTCTTCACGCGAGCCGAAGTGGGCGAACACGCCCGACTTGCTCATCTGCATCAGCTCGGCCAGCACGCCGATGGACAGGCCTTCCAGGCCGGCGCTGGAAGCCAGGCTCAGCGCCGCATCGAGGATGGCGGCGCGGGTCTGCTGACCCTTTTGCAAGGGCTGGCGCCCGGGCTTGGCGGCGGGCGGCACGGCGGCGGCGTTGGACTGCATGACGGGCGGGGGGTGCGGCCAAAAAGAAACGAACGATCGTTCTATTTTGCAGGCATCCACCCTTTTGTGGGGCCCTTGGCCGAAAAATTTTTCTCGGCCGCCCCGCGACCCCTGCCCCTTCCGGGGCAGCCTCACTCCTGGTCTTCGCCGTCGCTCTCCGGGCTGTCGGCATCGTCCGCGTCGGTGCGCGCCCGCTGGTCCAGTTGACCGCGCAGGCTGCCCGCACGTTCCACGAATTCGTCGGGCGTGATCGGTCGCGACAGGCGCCAGCCCGGTGTGGGCAGCACGCTCATGTACAGCGGGCCCACCAGCGGCGCCTCGTTCTGGTGGCGCAGCGTCATGCCGGTGGCGCCAGCCGCCACCAGCATGCCCACGGCCATCGCGCCCAGCGTCTTGCGCCGCTGCGGAAACACCAGGGCGCCATGGCGCGCCAGCCACACCACGCTGACGACGGCGATCAGCGGCTCGATGGTGCTGAAGAGCCCGGGCCAGGCCAGCGCAGCCGCCAGCTGCGGCAGCACGCTGCCCAGCACCGTGAGCAAGAGGGCGAAGCGCACCGCCAGCGCAAAGTGCACCTCGAACTCGAAACGGTGGCGGAACAGTTTGGCCACCACCGCCCACAGGCCCGACCACAGCAGCAACGCCAGCGGCGGGCCGAAGACCGCCGTCAGCCAGTCCGACGGTTTGCTGCCCGGGTCCAGCTGCACCCAGTGCTCGCCCAGCAGCAGCGCCCACAGCGCCAGCGCGCATCCGGCTGTGACCAGCGAGCGGCGGCGCTCGGCGGTACCGCCGAGGGGCACCTCGTCGGCCAGCACCTCGCCCGGCATGCGCAGCCGCAGGCGGGTGAGCCCGAGCTGCCAGTCTTGCGCGGCGGCCTGCGTCAGCGGCAGCCGCTGGCCGGCCTGCAGCTTGCGCCGGCCCACGCGCAAGCCGTTGAGGGAGGGCCCGGCGGTCAGCTGCAGCTCGCCCTGCTCGTCCAGCTCCAGCGTGGCGTGGTGGCCGGCGATGTGCGGGTCGTCCAGCAC encodes the following:
- a CDS encoding TetR/AcrR family transcriptional regulator, producing MQSNAAAVPPAAKPGRQPLQKGQQTRAAILDAALSLASSAGLEGLSIGVLAELMQMSKSGVFAHFGSREELQISVIREYHARFEEEVFYPAIREPRGLPRLRALFERWVRRVSVELDSGCIYISGAVEFDDRPGPVRDALADMVRSWQSALDRAIRLAITEGHLRADTDALQMVFEVHGLILSLHHDARFLRIPGAIDRARNAFERIVQYYAQPGALP
- a CDS encoding FHA domain-containing protein yields the protein MAAEPARLALIEVFDRDGRLPRQFDVTAWPVRIGRGMDCHLVLDDPHIAGHHATLELDEQGELQLTAGPSLNGLRVGRRKLQAGQRLPLTQAAAQDWQLGLTRLRLRMPGEVLADEVPLGGTAERRRSLVTAGCALALWALLLGEHWVQLDPGSKPSDWLTAVFGPPLALLLWSGLWAVVAKLFRHRFEFEVHFALAVRFALLLTVLGSVLPQLAAALAWPGLFSTIEPLIAVVSVVWLARHGALVFPQRRKTLGAMAVGMLVAAGATGMTLRHQNEAPLVGPLYMSVLPTPGWRLSRPITPDEFVERAGSLRGQLDQRARTDADDADSPESDGEDQE
- a CDS encoding acyl-CoA dehydrogenase C-terminal domain-containing protein encodes the protein MPQYTPPLRDMQFVLHELLDATGTLKALPKHAEVDADTINAVLEEAGKFAAQVLLPLNQVGDREGCVLDKTTHEVKAPTGFKEAYAQYVEGGWAALSCDPAYGGQGLPVTLNQCLYEMMNSANQAWTMYPGLSHGAYEALHAHGSPELQQRYLPKLTSGEWTGTMCLTEPHCGTDLGLLRSKAEPQADGSYKISGNKIFISAGEHDLAANIVHLVLARLPDAPAGSKGISLFVVPKFIPNDDGSLGERNPIFCTGLEHKMGIHGNATAQITMEGARGWMVGQPHKGLAAMFVMMNAARLGVGNQSLGLTEIAYQNAVAYAKDRLQMRALSGPKAPDQPADPIIVHPDVRKMLLTARAYAEGGRAMSMYTSLQLDVELASEDEAERQAAADEVALLTPIIKAFITDNAWIATSHCMQVYGGHGFIAEWGMEQYVRDSRINMIYEGTNTIQSLDLLGRKVLADGGKKLKAFGKKVAAFVEEEGVNEDMQEFINPLADLGDKVTKLTTEIGMKAMRNPDEVGAAAVDYLRVTGHLVFAYFWARMAKVALEKKDAGDPFYTAKLHTARFYFAKLLPETAGLIRSCRAGLEPLMAMDEALF